In one window of Clavelina lepadiformis chromosome 4, kaClaLepa1.1, whole genome shotgun sequence DNA:
- the LOC143452396 gene encoding 26S proteasome non-ATPase regulatory subunit 11-like isoform X2: MAAAMEFGRAQSLSLSDQASAISAYKDILNRDVKSNDEEGLKLKEQSILQLGSLLQKQGHAKELGSLVKVVRPFLKSISKAKAAKLVRTLVDLFLDMEASTGLEVQLCLECIEWAKEEKRTFLRQALEARLVALYFDTERYQDALKAGSSLLRELKKLDDKQLLVEVQLTESQTYHALGNLQKSKAALTSARTTANSMYCPPKMQAALDRQSGILNAAEEKDWKTAYSYFYEAFEGYDSIESNKAVSSLKYMLLCKIMLGAPDDVQALLGGKLALKYSGNEIEAMKCVAKASRNRSISELKDVLTLYGKELEADRIISAHLDKLYDNLLEQNLLRVIEPFSKVQVTHIAQLINLPLATVEKKLSQMILDKKFHGILSQGEGVLILFDEQVVDKTYETALEVIASMSLVVDSLYQKAKQLT, encoded by the exons ATGGCAGCTGCGATGGAATTTGGCCGAGCCCAATCCTTGAGTCTGAGTGACCAAGCATCTGCTATCAGTGCCTACAAAGACATAT TGAACCGCGATGTAAAGAGCAACGATGAAGAAGGATTGAAATTAAAGGAACAAAGCATCCTCCAGCTTGGATCCCTGCTGCAGAAACAG GGCCATGCTAAGGAGCTTGGCAGTCTTGTTAAGGTCGTCCGTCCCTTCCTCAAATCCATCAGCAAAGCAAAAGCGGCAAAACTTGTCCGGACTTTGGTAGATTTGTTTTTGGATATGGAGGCCAGCACTGGACTTGAG GTGCAACTTTGCCTGGAGTGCATTGAATGGGCAAAGGAAGAGAAAAGAACTTTTCTTCGTCAAGCACTCGAAGCCAGACTGGTTGCTTTGTACTTTGACACTGAGCGCTACCAAGATGCATTGAAAGCAG GGTCATCATTACTTCGTGAGTTGAAGAAGTTGGACGATAAGCAACTCCTCGTTGAAGTGCAGTTGACTGAGTCACAAACCTATCACGCACTCGGCAACCTTCAAAAGTCAAAAGCTGCCCTCACATCGGCACGAACCACCGCAAACTCCATGTACTGTCCACCCAAAATGCAAGCCGCTCTTGACAGACAGTCTGGGATCTTAAATGCAGCTGAGGAGAAAGATTGGAAGACGGCGTACTCATATTTCTATGAAGCATTTGAGGGCTACGACTCGATAGAGAGTAACAAAGCTGTGTCCTCGTTGAAGTACATGCTGCTGTGCAAGATCATGCTCGGTGCACCTGATGATGTCCAGGCTCTGCTAGGAGGGAAGCTTGCGTTGAAATACTCCGGCAATGAG ATCGAAGCAATGAAGTGCGTGGCAAAGGCAAGTCGCAATCGTTCAATATCGGAGCTTAAAGATGTTTTAACTTTGTATGGAAAAGAGTTAGAAGCCGATCGAATCATATCCGCCCACCTCGACAAGCTTTATGACAACCTGCTGGAACAGAACCTTCTGCGAGTTATCGAGCCCTTCTCTAAAGTTCAG GTCACACACATTGCCCAGCTCATCAATCTGCCATTG gCAACAGTGGAAAAGAAACTTTCGCAAATGATTcttgacaaaaaatttcacG GAATTCTATCCCAAGGGGAAGGAGTCCTGATATTATTTGATGAGCAGGTGGTTGATAAAACGTATGAGACCGCGCTTGAAGTAATCGCCAGCATGTCCTTGGTCGTCGATAGTCTGTACCAGAAAGCCAAGCAATTGACTTAA
- the LOC143452396 gene encoding 26S proteasome non-ATPase regulatory subunit 11-like isoform X1: MNISCRHLSCRILICSDMAAAMEFGRAQSLSLSDQASAISAYKDILNRDVKSNDEEGLKLKEQSILQLGSLLQKQGHAKELGSLVKVVRPFLKSISKAKAAKLVRTLVDLFLDMEASTGLEVQLCLECIEWAKEEKRTFLRQALEARLVALYFDTERYQDALKAGSSLLRELKKLDDKQLLVEVQLTESQTYHALGNLQKSKAALTSARTTANSMYCPPKMQAALDRQSGILNAAEEKDWKTAYSYFYEAFEGYDSIESNKAVSSLKYMLLCKIMLGAPDDVQALLGGKLALKYSGNEIEAMKCVAKASRNRSISELKDVLTLYGKELEADRIISAHLDKLYDNLLEQNLLRVIEPFSKVQVTHIAQLINLPLATVEKKLSQMILDKKFHGILSQGEGVLILFDEQVVDKTYETALEVIASMSLVVDSLYQKAKQLT; the protein is encoded by the exons ATGAATATAAGCTGCAG ACATTTAAGCTGCAGAATTTTAATTTGCTCCGACATGGCAGCTGCGATGGAATTTGGCCGAGCCCAATCCTTGAGTCTGAGTGACCAAGCATCTGCTATCAGTGCCTACAAAGACATAT TGAACCGCGATGTAAAGAGCAACGATGAAGAAGGATTGAAATTAAAGGAACAAAGCATCCTCCAGCTTGGATCCCTGCTGCAGAAACAG GGCCATGCTAAGGAGCTTGGCAGTCTTGTTAAGGTCGTCCGTCCCTTCCTCAAATCCATCAGCAAAGCAAAAGCGGCAAAACTTGTCCGGACTTTGGTAGATTTGTTTTTGGATATGGAGGCCAGCACTGGACTTGAG GTGCAACTTTGCCTGGAGTGCATTGAATGGGCAAAGGAAGAGAAAAGAACTTTTCTTCGTCAAGCACTCGAAGCCAGACTGGTTGCTTTGTACTTTGACACTGAGCGCTACCAAGATGCATTGAAAGCAG GGTCATCATTACTTCGTGAGTTGAAGAAGTTGGACGATAAGCAACTCCTCGTTGAAGTGCAGTTGACTGAGTCACAAACCTATCACGCACTCGGCAACCTTCAAAAGTCAAAAGCTGCCCTCACATCGGCACGAACCACCGCAAACTCCATGTACTGTCCACCCAAAATGCAAGCCGCTCTTGACAGACAGTCTGGGATCTTAAATGCAGCTGAGGAGAAAGATTGGAAGACGGCGTACTCATATTTCTATGAAGCATTTGAGGGCTACGACTCGATAGAGAGTAACAAAGCTGTGTCCTCGTTGAAGTACATGCTGCTGTGCAAGATCATGCTCGGTGCACCTGATGATGTCCAGGCTCTGCTAGGAGGGAAGCTTGCGTTGAAATACTCCGGCAATGAG ATCGAAGCAATGAAGTGCGTGGCAAAGGCAAGTCGCAATCGTTCAATATCGGAGCTTAAAGATGTTTTAACTTTGTATGGAAAAGAGTTAGAAGCCGATCGAATCATATCCGCCCACCTCGACAAGCTTTATGACAACCTGCTGGAACAGAACCTTCTGCGAGTTATCGAGCCCTTCTCTAAAGTTCAG GTCACACACATTGCCCAGCTCATCAATCTGCCATTG gCAACAGTGGAAAAGAAACTTTCGCAAATGATTcttgacaaaaaatttcacG GAATTCTATCCCAAGGGGAAGGAGTCCTGATATTATTTGATGAGCAGGTGGTTGATAAAACGTATGAGACCGCGCTTGAAGTAATCGCCAGCATGTCCTTGGTCGTCGATAGTCTGTACCAGAAAGCCAAGCAATTGACTTAA
- the LOC143452167 gene encoding uncharacterized protein LOC143452167 isoform X2, whose translation MSESCFTSGCAGFDQVIMKSMPPRELLQQFCANNYFHRIFQPHYIFPALAGAVTFPASLAAFQQVWKTLHVAAHMRIAPICGMVTISTSALVANTVCQCVYDVIVEHDVTLMSEKVMMRWTLLSIINFLFFAPSVKSVLPSHILHPGAFAKKGVVMSDYSNKVTNGQRRQIQEIGSKYGCHTCGKKYLKLRVAFRRLTSSKLVPRSPVYYADHSPPLALTTGTLINKGGLLYPQCSTCSYYQSSQVRAAKTSFNAFYSKGFVTHSMRFKIWKLFIPWPLIMQSNYFNEPWSNIAEKLTNLLERFI comes from the exons ATGAGTGAAAG TTGCTTCACTTCTGGGTGTGCAGGTTTTGACCAAGTTATCATGAAGTCGATGCCACCGAGGGAGTTACTGCAACAATTTTGTGcaaataattattttcataGAATCTTCCAACCTCATTATATTTTCCCTGCCTTGGCTGGCGCTGTCACATTTCCTGCCTCCCTCGCTGCTTTCCAGCAGGTTTGGAAAACGCTGCATGTTGCGGCCCACATGAGAATTGCTCCCATATGCGGCATGGTCACGATTTCAACCAGTGCTCTTGTTGCAAATACTGTATGTCAATgtgtttatgatgtcatagtgGAACATGATGTCACACTCATGTCAGAAAAAGTGATGATGAGATGGACTTTACTCTCGAttattaatttcttgttttttgctCCGAGCGTAAAATCAGTTTTGCCGAGTCATATTCTGCATCCTGGCGCTTTTGCTAAAAAAGGAGTCGTCATGTCGGATTATTCGAACAAAGTGACCAATGGTCAAAGACGGCAAATTCAGGAGATCGGGTCCAAGTACGGTTGCCACACCTGcgggaaaaaatatttgaaacttCGTGTGGCCTTTAGACGGTTGACCAGTTCAAAATTGGTTCCTCGTTCTCCGGTTTACTATGCGGACCACTCCCCCCCACTGGCCCTCACGACGGGAACTTTGATAAACAAGGGGGGGCTTCTGTACCCACAATGCAGCACTTGCTCCTATTACCAATCATCACAAGTCCGAGCAGCTAAGACCAGCTTCAATGCGTTCTACAGCAAGGGCTTCGTCACCCATTCGATGAGGTTCAAAATATGGAAGCTCTTCATTCCTTGGCCTCTTATCATGCAGTCAAATTATTTCAACGAACCCTGGAGCAACATCGCggaaaaacttacaaatttacttgaaaggtttatttaa
- the LOC143452167 gene encoding uncharacterized protein LOC143452167 isoform X1 — protein sequence MVCHNTSNRLERCFTSGCAGFDQVIMKSMPPRELLQQFCANNYFHRIFQPHYIFPALAGAVTFPASLAAFQQVWKTLHVAAHMRIAPICGMVTISTSALVANTVCQCVYDVIVEHDVTLMSEKVMMRWTLLSIINFLFFAPSVKSVLPSHILHPGAFAKKGVVMSDYSNKVTNGQRRQIQEIGSKYGCHTCGKKYLKLRVAFRRLTSSKLVPRSPVYYADHSPPLALTTGTLINKGGLLYPQCSTCSYYQSSQVRAAKTSFNAFYSKGFVTHSMRFKIWKLFIPWPLIMQSNYFNEPWSNIAEKLTNLLERFI from the exons ATGGTTTGCCACAACACGTCAAACAGACTTGAACG TTGCTTCACTTCTGGGTGTGCAGGTTTTGACCAAGTTATCATGAAGTCGATGCCACCGAGGGAGTTACTGCAACAATTTTGTGcaaataattattttcataGAATCTTCCAACCTCATTATATTTTCCCTGCCTTGGCTGGCGCTGTCACATTTCCTGCCTCCCTCGCTGCTTTCCAGCAGGTTTGGAAAACGCTGCATGTTGCGGCCCACATGAGAATTGCTCCCATATGCGGCATGGTCACGATTTCAACCAGTGCTCTTGTTGCAAATACTGTATGTCAATgtgtttatgatgtcatagtgGAACATGATGTCACACTCATGTCAGAAAAAGTGATGATGAGATGGACTTTACTCTCGAttattaatttcttgttttttgctCCGAGCGTAAAATCAGTTTTGCCGAGTCATATTCTGCATCCTGGCGCTTTTGCTAAAAAAGGAGTCGTCATGTCGGATTATTCGAACAAAGTGACCAATGGTCAAAGACGGCAAATTCAGGAGATCGGGTCCAAGTACGGTTGCCACACCTGcgggaaaaaatatttgaaacttCGTGTGGCCTTTAGACGGTTGACCAGTTCAAAATTGGTTCCTCGTTCTCCGGTTTACTATGCGGACCACTCCCCCCCACTGGCCCTCACGACGGGAACTTTGATAAACAAGGGGGGGCTTCTGTACCCACAATGCAGCACTTGCTCCTATTACCAATCATCACAAGTCCGAGCAGCTAAGACCAGCTTCAATGCGTTCTACAGCAAGGGCTTCGTCACCCATTCGATGAGGTTCAAAATATGGAAGCTCTTCATTCCTTGGCCTCTTATCATGCAGTCAAATTATTTCAACGAACCCTGGAGCAACATCGCggaaaaacttacaaatttacttgaaaggtttatttaa
- the LOC143452165 gene encoding uncharacterized protein LOC143452165, which yields MSEKASLLRRPRPPKGSGILPPVPSQRSLESTFLNQPPEIQVTDHRGDGTQSPVPTMQSEYDSNKYEKKKNQPKFNIPEIGDQPRGHKGLILPYKPRGPDPFPVRLPRQPMEVRQEYILPDDSFYKEEPEFRLADFLLSNKSILPPRPSIRKAILSRANYQKLTKMLQNAQFTDKQPQVTKIDLSDQAHLDVKHKRVPRRQLLLEMKKVIQERLEELGLTSPGQLGTSDKLIDVLDEVQDIAGMEGIDVKSQMCVFTKAAEKIFQGSKRSGSPFEGEEAIITPSELSILNCLMDGGFVLSLKAHFISEIPDLSPLSPTLIYLNLSFNELVEFPHEVLFCREIQVLKFRDNPLSNIPSDISRLQRLRTLILSFCCLTALPVSLFTIKSLEFLDVSYNKLTFLPREIKNLENLRYLNVEGNELPGLPCGLLRLNLSRVRIRNNFMSPLFWKENSTNSPQPLFDTCSLAVQKHFIQENTENYNKLPSKVAELISNQSRCDCCRGPLYGSGLRVIRPCFEIWGVNRIPFLFKSCSPTCCHAFIENTDPKVMDIIYGIDEKRP from the exons ATGAGTGAGAAAGCATCTCTCCTGCGTCGACCACGACCTCCGAAGGGGAGCGGGATTTTGCCGCCGGTTCCCAGTCAAAGAAGTTTGGAATCCACATTTCTAAACC AGCCTCCTGAGATCCAAGTCACTGATCACAGAGGAGATGGGACACAATCGCCGGTGCCAACCATGCAGTCTGAGTATGACTCCAACAAATATGAGAAGAAGAAGAATCAACCAAAGTTCAACATCCCAG aaattGGGGATCAACCCCGGGGCCACAAGGGGTTAATTTTGCCCTACAAGCCCCGAGGACCTGACCCCTTTCCAGTTCGTCTCCCTCGGCAACCGATGGAAGTACGACAAGAATATATTTTACCCGATGATTCTTTCTACAAAGAAGAACCAGAATTCAG ATTGGCAGATTTTCTTCTAAGCAACAAATCCATTCTTCCCCCAAGGCCTTCTATACGGAAAGCAATTTTATCGAGAGCAAACTACCAAAAGCTTACCAA GATGCTTCAGAATGCCCAGTTCACAGACAAGCAGCCGCAAGTGACTAAAATAGATCTTTCTGACCAAGCCCACCTGGATGTGAAGCACAAGCGAGTGCCACGGAGGCAACTACTCTTGG AAATGAAGAAAGTGATCCAGGAGAGGTTGGAGGAACTTGGCCTCACTTCACCAGGTCAACTCGGGACAAGCGATAAATTAATCGATGTCCTCGATGAAGTTCAGGATATTGCTG GCATGGAGGGAATCGATGTGAAGTCACAGATGTGCGTCTTCACCAAAGCTGcagagaaaatatttcaaggcTCGAAGCGGTCGGGGTCACCATTTGAAGGTGAAGAAGCGATCATCACTCCGTCAGAGCTCTCTATCTTGAACTGCCTCATGGACGGAGGCTTTGTGTTGAGCCTGAAG GCGCACTTTATCTCGGAAATTCCCGATCTATCCCCGCTCTCTCCAACTCTCATCTACCTCAATCTTTCTTTTAACGAGCTGGTTGAATTTCCACACGAAGTGCTATTCTGTCGTGAGATTCAGGTTCTGAAATTTCGTGACAATCCTCTCAGCAACATTCCATCTGACATTAGCAG ATTACAGAGATTGAGGACCCTCATTCTCTCTTTTTGTTGTCTGACCGCGCTGCCCGTCTCTCTCTTCACGATCAAGTCCCTCGAGTTCTTGGACGTTTCTTACAACAAGTTGACGTTCCTGCCGAgggaaattaaaaatttggaaaatctaag GTATTTAAACGTTGAAGGAAACGAGCTTCCTGGTCTCCCGTGTGGTCTCCTCCGCTTAAATTTATCTCGGGTTAGAATCCGCAACAATTTTATGAGCCCACTCTTTTGGAAAGAAAACTCAACAAACAGTCCGCAGCCTCTCTTCGATACCTGCTCGTTGGCGGTTCAGAAACATTTCATCCAGGAAAATACtgaaaattataacaaactaCCTTCGAAGGTGGCTGAGTTAATATCAAA TCAAAGTCGCTGTGATTGCTGTCGTGGTCCTCTGTATGGGTCAGGTCTTCGTGTGATCCGGCCCTGCTTCGAGATTTGGGGGGTAAACAGGATCCCATTTTTATTCAAGTCCTGTTCCCCCACCTGCTGTCACGCCTTCATTGAAAATACTGACCCGAAAGTCATGGATATTATTTATGGGATTGATGAAAAACGACCGTAA